In the genome of Lathyrus oleraceus cultivar Zhongwan6 chromosome 4, CAAS_Psat_ZW6_1.0, whole genome shotgun sequence, the window GCTATATCTGACTACAATATTCTACATATCAAATATCATAACATAACCACCACAACTGTAATTAAAAACCTTACTTATATGATAACAAGATGTGCATAAAGTAAACCAGGGTGTTACAATTTGATTACATTACATGTTTTAACtgaaccaaaataaaaaacataacGAACAGGCTTTTCCTTTCTGTTTTACAGGTAAACCGAATGCTAAATTAAGCCGATAAATAAGAGACTCGTCTGTCATCATTCATTAACTATGAAAATATGGAATACACAAAAATGCTCATCACCAATTCACCACCACTATCACTAATTACTACCACAATAACTAATAACTAACATGTGCTTGTGATCAAAACCATAAACACATCCAACCAAGCCAACAACATATAAACAATTTCATCAATTACACCATATCttgataaaaacaaaaaattgcCATTTAGATCTATGAAACACTGGCACATATATAGACACGACACACAGGACTAGTTGAATAATGCGGTAATGCGGAATACCAAACACACACCTTCAATCTGAAGTGTCAATGCTACATAGTcatgatcaatcatcatcatcatgatcacTCTCATCACTGAAATACCCAGCtttcttccctttcttcttcGTCTTGTTGTTGTCCAAACCCTCATCATCATTTCTGTTTCTCCCCAGCAACCTTTCACCCGCTTCATCATCCACAACAGAAGCCCAATTATCGTCAAACTGCTCCGCAGCAATCTGACCaccctcctcctcctcctcatcACCTTCCTCCTCCCCATCCCTATCCCTCAGCCCACTAAATCCCCGTCGCGGCTTCTTAGGCTGAGGCCGCGACCTCGACCCCAACTGATTCTTCGGACACTCATACGACAAATGACCATGCCCCCCACACTCATAACACAAAGCAGTCTCAGTATTGTACACGCGCTTCCGAATAAACTCCGAAGCACGTCCATTATCAGCAGCAATAGAAGCAGTTAGTGTCCTTCCATTGAGAATCTTCTTATTCATCTCCGCCACGGCGCGTTGGGCGTCATTACGAGAAACGAATTGGACAAACGCGACACCGCGGCTTAGGCGCGTGTGACGGTCTTTGAGAACGGTTACACGCGCGATGCGGCCGAAAGTAGAGAAGAGCGTATGGAGATCGGAGTTTGTTAGGGAGTAATCTAGATTAGAAACGTATAGCGTCGATTTTGATGGTGCTAAGGGTTCACCTGTTCCTCCTATTGATGATCCTTTGTTGTTCGGTTTTGATTGGGGTTGATTACTGGATGTGGTGCCGGTGGTGGTGTTGGGGGTTGAGGACGAAGCGCAGTAGCGGTAGTAGAAAACGTCGTCGTCTTCATCGCTGTCGCTGTGTTTTCGTTTGTGTTTCTTCTTGCTTGACATTTTTTTCGGTTCAGGTTTTTTGTTTCCGGCAACGGCGTTCGGTTTCCGGCGACGGAATTAGTTCTCCGATGCTTCTTTAATCTATAGAGGAAATCTGAGAGTGGAGAGATTCTATAATGCGTTTGAGAAACCCTAGAGAAGTGAAGCGAAACTCCAAGCGGATCTGGACATGGATCCGGATATTTTGGATTGGTTTTATATATGGTTTTATCCATTCTTATTTTTTTATAAGCAGTACTATCCATATGTAAATGGACAACTTGCTCACCGCCAAAGTACTTGTAAAGATAGCATAAAACTAAAAATtattatgttttaatatttttttgtttaattgGTCAGCCACCCATCTGCatatataaattttaataattttttgttaGTATGATGCTAGATTTTTTAAGACAAAAATTTCTAGTTCGTTagatatacaattttattatattattttagaTT includes:
- the LOC127137484 gene encoding U11/U12 small nuclear ribonucleoprotein 31 kDa protein — protein: MSSKKKHKRKHSDSDEDDDVFYYRYCASSSTPNTTTGTTSSNQPQSKPNNKGSSIGGTGEPLAPSKSTLYVSNLDYSLTNSDLHTLFSTFGRIARVTVLKDRHTRLSRGVAFVQFVSRNDAQRAVAEMNKKILNGRTLTASIAADNGRASEFIRKRVYNTETALCYECGGHGHLSYECPKNQLGSRSRPQPKKPRRGFSGLRDRDGEEEGDEEEEEGGQIAAEQFDDNWASVVDDEAGERLLGRNRNDDEGLDNNKTKKKGKKAGYFSDESDHDDDD